The following are from one region of the Stanieria sp. NIES-3757 genome:
- a CDS encoding ABC transporter, ATP-binding protein — translation MSNTIIRVENLGKKYIIGHQQEGRSKYVALRDVIAEGAKSVVKRFTKPQESNPNREEFWALKDVSFEIKQGECVGIIGRNGAGKSTLLKILSRITEPTTGRISIKGRVASLLEVGTGFHPELTGRENIYLNGAILGMSRTEIKKKFDEIVAFAEVEKFLDTPVKRYSSGMYVRLAFAVAAHLEPEILVVDEVLAVGDAAFQKKCLGKMGDVATKEGRTVLFVSHDMGAIEHLCQYAMVLQQGCLLLSDITSKAINYYLKNNYKETNKNIKLRKDRQGKGDIIVFNVGLINIDNESILMTTVGSKLSIVIDYFAKDIVKNLQVIIGVYDFLNTGIMRFDTEVTGGLKRQLPAQGKIICHTEEINLIPGEYNLNIAIFQNGVLEDYIKNAFTFQLEMSDFFKTGKCVDCTLSKILVNHSWQVIANELQSNDFTQ, via the coding sequence GTGTCTAATACTATCATTAGGGTCGAAAATCTCGGTAAAAAATATATCATCGGGCATCAGCAGGAAGGGCGATCTAAATATGTTGCCTTAAGAGATGTGATTGCTGAGGGTGCGAAGTCTGTAGTTAAAAGATTTACTAAACCTCAAGAAAGTAACCCTAATCGTGAAGAGTTTTGGGCTTTGAAAGATGTTTCTTTTGAAATTAAGCAAGGGGAATGTGTCGGAATTATCGGGCGTAATGGTGCGGGTAAGTCTACTCTCCTCAAGATTTTAAGTCGCATCACCGAACCAACGACGGGGCGTATTTCGATTAAGGGTAGAGTTGCCAGTTTATTAGAAGTAGGTACGGGTTTTCATCCAGAGTTAACAGGTAGAGAGAATATCTACCTCAATGGTGCAATTCTGGGGATGAGTCGGACGGAAATTAAAAAGAAATTTGATGAGATAGTTGCGTTTGCCGAGGTAGAGAAGTTTTTAGATACTCCTGTTAAGAGATATTCTTCGGGGATGTATGTGCGTTTAGCATTTGCGGTTGCTGCCCATTTAGAACCAGAGATTTTGGTAGTGGATGAAGTGTTGGCAGTGGGTGATGCTGCGTTTCAGAAGAAGTGTTTGGGGAAGATGGGAGATGTAGCGACAAAGGAAGGAAGAACGGTTTTATTTGTTAGTCATGATATGGGTGCAATTGAGCATTTATGTCAATATGCAATGGTATTACAACAAGGTTGCTTACTACTCTCTGATATTACATCTAAAGCAATTAATTATTATCTAAAAAATAATTATAAAGAAACAAACAAAAATATAAAATTAAGAAAAGATCGCCAAGGAAAAGGCGACATTATAGTTTTTAATGTAGGTCTAATAAATATTGATAATGAATCAATTTTAATGACGACTGTAGGCTCCAAATTATCTATTGTAATTGATTATTTCGCAAAAGATATTGTTAAAAATTTACAAGTTATTATTGGAGTCTATGATTTCCTTAATACAGGAATAATGAGATTTGATACAGAAGTTACTGGAGGATTAAAAAGGCAACTGCCAGCACAAGGAAAAATCATTTGTCATACAGAGGAAATTAATCTAATTCCTGGAGAATACAATTTAAATATAGCTATATTTCAAAATGGTGTGCTAGAAGATTATATTAAAAATGCTTTTACATTTCAACTGGAAATGAGTGATTTTTTTAAAACAGGAAAATGTGTAGATTGTACATTATCGAAAATATTAGTTAATCATTCATGGCAGGTTATTGCAAATGAATTACAAAGTAACGATTTTACCCAATAA
- a CDS encoding hypothetical protein (conserved hypothetical protein), with amino-acid sequence MSIKYSQNIILSIRYIFQCLFNGYLPKPRYKLDYLISEFDNSYYFWRFSLVTEAIIENCYLLGIEVKPYFQKINNIYKFVDFLHFIKEPLEKILLTYKTDTHIVKINNIIEKQKYKFLDINGLIPIIDLIQNSTLKDISIFFHGSMADLKYTAFSDIDDLVIINQTTWCNADFLIQTAKLLSQIARKYQNIDPLQHHGHWVITDFDLLLYDQSYIPLVIFDEAVLISGNSEIKFNLMPSSQGFIINALETIKSIYNRLNFSQKHNGINAFNLKCLVGEIAILPAYIFQSKGLMFSKSIAIANAHQIYSEEALQAIIWASKIREEFQPLVNNKTTKLLKKVAQVSCFRRHQAETFYRKWSFWVSNTHKLGISKQAKKFIMKFLEESNLLLTESNY; translated from the coding sequence ATGTCAATTAAATATAGTCAAAACATAATACTTAGTATTAGATATATTTTTCAGTGTCTATTCAATGGCTATCTTCCAAAACCAAGATATAAACTTGATTATTTAATTAGCGAATTTGATAATAGCTATTATTTTTGGAGATTTTCTCTTGTTACAGAAGCAATTATTGAAAATTGCTATTTACTTGGTATAGAAGTAAAACCTTACTTTCAAAAAATAAATAACATTTATAAATTTGTAGATTTTTTACATTTTATAAAAGAACCACTTGAAAAAATACTATTAACATATAAAACTGATACACATATAGTAAAAATTAATAACATAATAGAAAAACAAAAATATAAATTTTTAGATATCAATGGATTAATTCCTATAATTGATCTTATACAAAATAGCACCTTAAAAGATATATCTATTTTCTTTCATGGTAGTATGGCAGACTTAAAATACACTGCTTTTTCTGATATTGACGATTTAGTAATTATCAATCAAACAACATGGTGCAACGCTGATTTTTTAATTCAAACAGCAAAATTATTATCTCAAATAGCAAGAAAATATCAAAATATAGATCCTTTACAACATCATGGTCATTGGGTTATAACTGATTTCGATTTGCTTCTGTACGATCAAAGTTATATACCTTTAGTAATTTTTGATGAAGCAGTATTAATATCTGGTAATTCGGAAATAAAGTTTAATTTAATGCCTAGTAGTCAAGGCTTCATTATAAATGCTTTAGAAACAATTAAGTCTATATACAATAGATTAAATTTTTCTCAAAAACATAATGGTATTAATGCTTTTAACTTAAAATGTCTGGTTGGAGAAATAGCAATATTACCTGCATATATTTTTCAATCTAAAGGACTAATGTTTTCAAAATCAATAGCTATTGCTAATGCTCATCAAATTTATAGTGAAGAAGCATTACAAGCAATAATTTGGGCAAGCAAAATAAGAGAAGAGTTTCAACCATTAGTAAATAACAAAACAACAAAATTACTAAAAAAAGTTGCCCAAGTAAGTTGTTTTCGACGTCATCAAGCAGAAACTTTCTATCGAAAGTGGTCATTTTGGGTAAGTAATACCCATAAATTAGGAATTTCCAAACAAGCAAAAAAATTCATAATGAAATTTCTTGAAGAATCTAATTTACTGCTAACAGAATCAAATTATTAA
- a CDS encoding glycosyl transferase, group 1 yields the protein MIKVLHINYSDILGGAAIAGYRLHQGLLSQGIDSKLLVEIVKTDSDRVATINRKRNTENLTSRLAWRFGLNNINSLSTFKINHHQFYQQADLLNFHNLHGEYFNYLAIPSLTKNKPAVFTLHDMWSFTGHCAYSYDCDRWKTGCGKCPYLDLVPSVGRDSTILEWKLKNWVYSRSNLAIVTLSNWLTEQVKQSMLNRFSIHHIPNGIDTEAYQPVNPQECRSVLGIPANKKVLMFVSQNLNDSRKGGKLLLKALQSLPQSLKQEAVLLILGDSGEKLSAMIDIPVIYLGFISGDRLKSIAYSAADLFIFPTRADNLPLVLQESMACGTPIVSFKVGGVPDLVRHGITGYLAQSEDTEDFSKGIEELLEDNNLREKMSQNCREIAIKEYSLELQAQRYIELYNQILKSKQLQSSN from the coding sequence ATGATAAAGGTTTTGCATATTAACTATTCCGATATTTTAGGTGGTGCTGCGATCGCAGGATATCGACTGCATCAAGGATTATTATCTCAAGGAATAGATTCAAAATTATTAGTAGAAATAGTTAAAACAGATAGCGATCGCGTTGCCACAATTAACAGAAAACGCAACACAGAAAATTTAACCTCTCGTTTAGCGTGGCGATTTGGATTAAATAATATTAATAGTCTCAGCACCTTTAAAATCAATCACCATCAATTTTACCAACAAGCAGATCTGCTCAACTTTCATAATCTTCATGGTGAATACTTTAACTACTTAGCAATTCCTTCCCTGACAAAAAATAAACCAGCAGTATTTACTCTCCATGATATGTGGAGTTTTACGGGACATTGTGCCTATAGTTACGATTGCGATCGCTGGAAAACAGGTTGTGGCAAGTGTCCTTATCTAGATCTAGTTCCTTCTGTAGGTAGAGATAGCACCATTTTAGAATGGAAGCTAAAAAATTGGGTTTATAGTCGTTCTAATTTAGCTATTGTAACTCTTAGCAATTGGCTAACTGAACAAGTCAAACAAAGTATGCTCAATCGTTTCTCTATTCATCATATTCCTAATGGGATAGATACCGAAGCTTATCAACCTGTCAATCCACAAGAATGTAGATCGGTATTAGGTATTCCTGCTAATAAAAAAGTGCTAATGTTTGTTTCCCAAAATCTCAATGATTCTCGTAAGGGAGGAAAATTACTACTTAAAGCACTTCAAAGTTTACCCCAATCTCTCAAGCAAGAAGCTGTTTTATTAATTCTCGGTGATAGCGGTGAAAAGCTATCTGCAATGATAGATATACCTGTAATTTATCTTGGTTTTATCAGTGGCGATCGCTTGAAGTCTATTGCTTATTCGGCTGCTGATTTATTTATCTTTCCTACCCGTGCGGATAATTTACCTTTAGTTTTACAAGAAAGTATGGCTTGCGGTACACCAATAGTTTCCTTTAAAGTTGGTGGTGTTCCCGACTTGGTACGTCATGGCATTACAGGATATTTAGCACAATCAGAAGATACTGAAGATTTTAGTAAAGGTATTGAAGAACTCTTAGAAGATAATAATTTAAGAGAAAAAATGAGCCAAAACTGTCGTGAAATAGCAATTAAAGAATATTCTCTAGAACTACAAGCGCAAAGATATATCGAACTTTATAATCAAATCTTGAAATCAAAGCAGTTACAAAGTAGCAACTAA
- a CDS encoding transposase, IS4 family, with translation MNQSYRTDLTDEQWELLQQLIPKAKPGGRPRTVNMRGVINAIFYVLVAGCAWSLLPHDLPKWKTVYHYFRQWRLNGDWERIHEQLRKWVRAIEDRHPSPSAAILDSQSVETATMIHLEVGYDAAKQVKGRKRHVLVDTLGLLIVVAVTAASLPEREGAKLLFDQLARSCERFHRLIKIWVDGGYRGEGFMRWVMDLYGWILETVLRSDTAKGFEVLPRRWVVERTFGWFNWCRRLSKDYEVLPATSETMIRVAMIRIMLKRLA, from the coding sequence ATGAATCAATCATATCGCACAGATTTAACCGATGAGCAATGGGAATTACTCCAACAACTTATTCCAAAAGCTAAGCCTGGAGGTCGTCCCAGAACCGTAAATATGCGAGGGGTAATTAACGCTATATTTTATGTGCTAGTAGCAGGATGTGCCTGGTCATTATTACCTCACGATTTGCCCAAATGGAAAACGGTATATCACTATTTTCGACAATGGCGACTAAATGGTGATTGGGAACGAATTCATGAACAATTACGAAAATGGGTGCGTGCTATAGAAGATCGTCATCCTAGCCCCTCAGCAGCAATTTTAGATAGCCAATCAGTAGAAACAGCAACGATGATTCATCTTGAAGTTGGCTATGATGCAGCTAAACAAGTCAAAGGTCGCAAGCGTCATGTTTTAGTCGATACTTTGGGATTGTTAATTGTAGTAGCGGTAACAGCAGCTTCTCTACCAGAACGAGAGGGGGCAAAATTATTGTTTGACCAACTCGCTCGCTCTTGTGAGCGATTTCACCGCTTAATTAAAATTTGGGTTGATGGCGGTTATCGAGGTGAAGGTTTTATGAGGTGGGTAATGGATCTCTATGGTTGGATTTTAGAAACAGTCCTACGCTCAGATACCGCCAAGGGTTTTGAGGTATTGCCAAGACGTTGGGTTGTCGAGAGAACTTTTGGCTGGTTTAACTGGTGTCGGCGTTTAAGCAAAGACTATGAAGTTTTACCGGCAACTTCTGAAACTATGATTCGAGTTGCTATGATTCGGATCATGCTGAAACGATTAGCATAA
- a CDS encoding hypothetical protein (protein of unknown function UPF0150), translated as MKLKAIVHQAEEGGYWAEVPALPGCITEGDNWEELMINLKDAIEGWLEVANNNRLIEDNEQVVEIAV; from the coding sequence ATGAAATTAAAAGCGATCGTTCATCAAGCTGAAGAAGGTGGATATTGGGCAGAAGTTCCTGCTTTACCAGGTTGTATTACTGAAGGAGATAATTGGGAAGAATTGATGATCAATCTCAAAGATGCGATTGAAGGTTGGCTTGAGGTAGCTAATAATAATCGATTGATAGAGGATAACGAGCAAGTAGTTGAAATTGCTGTATGA
- a CDS encoding hypothetical protein (conserved hypothetical protein (DUF820)) produces MFTLNLSPVIQISSEQFRQLCYANPETKLELTAQGNLVIMSPTGGESGIRNTEILYQLQAWNKRNKLGVVFDSSTMFQLPSGAFRSPDAAWIALSRWHSLSQPEKETFPPIVPDVVIELRSASDRLKELQDKMQEYLDNGVQLGWLIDPKQKQVEIYRSTRSKEILQNPSNLSGENILLGFDLDLQEIF; encoded by the coding sequence ATGTTTACGCTTAATTTAAGTCCAGTAATTCAAATAAGTTCGGAACAGTTTCGACAACTTTGTTATGCCAATCCAGAAACTAAATTAGAACTTACGGCACAAGGGAATTTAGTAATTATGTCACCAACTGGCGGAGAAAGTGGAATCAGAAATACGGAAATTCTCTATCAATTGCAGGCTTGGAATAAGCGGAACAAACTAGGAGTAGTATTTGATTCTTCTACTATGTTTCAACTTCCTTCTGGCGCTTTTCGTTCTCCTGATGCAGCTTGGATTGCTTTATCTCGTTGGCATAGTTTATCTCAACCCGAAAAAGAAACTTTTCCACCGATAGTTCCTGATGTTGTCATTGAATTGCGTTCCGCATCAGATCGTCTCAAAGAACTTCAAGATAAGATGCAAGAATATCTAGATAATGGAGTGCAGTTGGGATGGTTAATCGATCCAAAACAGAAACAGGTCGAAATTTATCGTAGTACTCGCTCGAAAGAAATTTTGCAAAATCCATCTAATCTAAGTGGTGAAAATATTTTGTTGGGTTTTGATTTAGATTTGCAAGAAATTTTCTAA
- a CDS encoding hypothetical protein (protein of unknown function DUF29) has translation MTQELSDLRVSIVEGRYNDAIAIIDDLEEMSKKAIFRNIMSFLIRLMIHLIKNQIELRLTNSWLASISDSVIEIQALNLKDNKKSVYIKLDEWLPYLEEAIERAIRPASVEVMNGKLKPAQISEQIDRDKLIDITLKLLNLTYQYSAKELPTAIDKVLVNLPGGKEWF, from the coding sequence ATGACTCAGGAATTAAGCGATTTAAGAGTCAGTATTGTCGAGGGAAGATATAATGATGCGATCGCAATTATTGATGATTTAGAAGAGATGAGTAAAAAGGCTATATTTCGTAATATCATGTCTTTTTTAATTAGATTAATGATTCATCTCATCAAGAATCAAATTGAATTACGTTTAACTAATTCCTGGCTTGCTTCTATCTCTGATTCTGTCATTGAAATTCAAGCTTTAAATTTAAAAGATAATAAGAAGTCTGTTTACATTAAATTAGATGAATGGCTACCTTATTTAGAGGAAGCAATTGAACGTGCAATTCGTCCTGCTAGTGTAGAAGTTATGAATGGTAAGTTAAAACCTGCCCAAATTTCAGAGCAAATAGACCGAGATAAATTAATCGATATTACTCTAAAATTATTGAATTTAACTTATCAATATTCTGCTAAAGAATTACCGACAGCTATAGATAAAGTATTAGTTAATTTGCCTGGTGGAAAAGAATGGTTTTAA
- a CDS encoding glycosyl transferase family 2, with protein sequence MNVAVKEPVYIIIPVHNRKQITLKCLENLNQCGDLQRYHVVVVDDGSTDGTTEAINSLYPDVIVLPGDGNLWWTGAIKKGMEYAYQQGAEYFIWLNDDCLVSDRAIQDLVSFSHQFDNSIVGCQGYELNNPATIAFGGKVKSWKGYQIVNFPKDQVSECDLLSGNLVCIHKIVVDKIGYPDPNILPHYGGDSLFLIRARKAGFKIFVDTKHPIYNISNEPKLAPIRWLFKEGHPLIIFNLLFTPQSILHWRVWILLAWKDYYILGIPIFIVNYVRSILLPVIAVSTLRFLPLSFRYQISSFKRNFN encoded by the coding sequence ATGAATGTCGCGGTAAAAGAGCCAGTCTACATAATTATTCCCGTCCACAATCGCAAGCAGATTACCTTAAAGTGTCTGGAAAATCTCAATCAGTGTGGCGATTTACAACGCTATCATGTAGTAGTAGTTGATGATGGTTCTACTGACGGAACTACAGAAGCGATTAATTCTCTTTATCCTGATGTAATTGTACTTCCTGGCGATGGTAATTTATGGTGGACAGGTGCAATTAAAAAGGGAATGGAATATGCTTACCAGCAAGGTGCAGAATATTTTATTTGGTTAAATGATGATTGCTTAGTAAGCGATCGGGCTATACAAGATTTAGTTAGTTTTAGTCACCAATTTGATAATAGTATAGTTGGTTGTCAAGGATATGAACTGAATAATCCTGCAACAATTGCATTTGGTGGAAAAGTTAAAAGCTGGAAAGGATATCAAATAGTTAATTTTCCAAAAGATCAAGTAAGTGAATGCGATTTATTAAGTGGTAATTTAGTTTGTATTCATAAAATAGTAGTTGACAAAATTGGTTATCCTGATCCTAATATTTTGCCTCATTATGGTGGTGACTCTTTATTTTTGATTCGTGCTAGAAAGGCTGGCTTTAAAATTTTTGTAGATACAAAACATCCTATTTATAATATTTCAAATGAACCTAAGTTAGCCCCTATTCGTTGGTTATTTAAAGAAGGACATCCTTTAATTATTTTTAACTTATTATTTACTCCTCAATCTATTTTGCACTGGAGGGTTTGGATTTTATTAGCTTGGAAAGATTATTATATATTAGGAATTCCAATTTTTATTGTTAATTATGTACGTTCAATTTTGCTTCCTGTTATAGCTGTAAGTACTTTGCGATTTTTGCCTTTATCTTTTAGATATCAAATATCTTCTTTTAAAAGAAACTTTAATTAA